The Erythrobacter sp. Alg231-14 genome has a segment encoding these proteins:
- the ygfZ gene encoding CAF17-like 4Fe-4S cluster assembly/insertion protein YgfZ: protein MTATVLKSRAIVRVAPRDGSGEDVRDFLQGLVTNDVSGALPVYAALLSAQGKAMFDFFVWDAGSDAVLLDCEADHADELVKRLSLYRLRRQIDIVRDPNMSVSWSSKPRDGAAIDPRLPALGHRWIETVSGAMDTMDGADKDYLAHRLGLGVTEGRDEIGDILWLETNAVELNGVSFEKGCYIGQENTARMNWRQKVNRRLVVVPFEASQEKRRKAAYLGLALAVDHLRVADLEPTELPAWQAAGIADKTDD from the coding sequence CGATGGGAGCGGTGAAGATGTCCGCGATTTTCTCCAAGGACTCGTCACCAACGACGTTTCGGGTGCTTTGCCCGTCTATGCCGCGTTGCTTTCGGCTCAGGGTAAAGCGATGTTCGATTTCTTCGTATGGGACGCAGGATCGGACGCCGTTCTATTGGATTGCGAGGCCGATCACGCCGACGAATTGGTGAAGCGATTGTCACTTTACCGGCTGCGTCGACAAATTGATATCGTGCGCGATCCCAACATGTCGGTGTCGTGGTCATCAAAGCCGCGCGATGGCGCAGCAATCGACCCTCGTTTGCCCGCATTGGGCCATCGCTGGATCGAAACTGTGTCGGGCGCGATGGATACGATGGATGGTGCCGACAAAGACTACCTCGCGCATCGGCTTGGCCTAGGCGTTACCGAAGGGCGGGATGAAATTGGCGATATCTTGTGGTTGGAAACCAACGCGGTGGAATTGAACGGCGTCAGCTTTGAAAAAGGCTGTTACATCGGTCAGGAAAATACCGCCCGAATGAATTGGCGGCAAAAGGTCAATCGCAGATTGGTCGTTGTGCCGTTCGAAGCGTCGCAGGAAAAACGCCGGAAGGCCGCCTATCTTGGTCTCGCGCTGGCGGTTGATCATTTGAGGGTTGCCGACCTCGAACCGACAGAACTACCCGCATGGCAAGCGGCAGGGATTGCCGACAAAACCGACGACTAA